The Saccharothrix variisporea genome has a segment encoding these proteins:
- a CDS encoding glycosyltransferase family 4 protein — MRRTLLVTNDFPPRPGGIQAYLHALATRLPNLVVYAPSWESPSGSHPEFDAEQPFPVVRHPGTLMLPTPDVLRRASEIMRSERCEAVWFGAAAPLALLTPWLRDAGAARVVASTHGHEVGWSMLPAARQSLRTIGSSVDVVTFVSRYTRSRFAAAFGPMAALEHLPSGVDTSVFAPDPVARLDIRSRYGLGDRPVVVCVSRLVPRKGQDVLVRALPEIRRIAPDAALLLVGGGPYRKSLQRLASSVGVEEHVVFTGSVPWSELPAHYNAGDVFAMPCRTRGRGLDVEGLGIVYLEASATGLPVVAGRSGGAPETVRDGITGTVVDGRAVASVAAEVGRLLADRDLAAKMGEAGRDWVTREWRWDDLAARLATLIDG, encoded by the coding sequence GTGCGTCGGACCCTGCTGGTGACCAACGACTTCCCGCCCCGGCCCGGAGGCATCCAGGCCTACCTGCACGCCCTGGCCACGCGGCTGCCGAACCTGGTGGTGTACGCGCCGTCGTGGGAGTCGCCGTCCGGTTCGCACCCGGAGTTCGACGCGGAACAACCGTTCCCGGTGGTCCGCCACCCCGGGACCCTGATGCTGCCCACCCCGGACGTGCTGCGGCGGGCGTCGGAGATCATGCGGTCGGAGCGCTGCGAGGCGGTGTGGTTCGGCGCGGCGGCCCCGCTGGCGCTCTTGACTCCCTGGCTGCGCGACGCCGGCGCGGCACGGGTCGTGGCGTCCACGCACGGCCACGAGGTCGGCTGGTCGATGCTCCCCGCCGCCCGGCAGTCGTTGCGCACGATCGGTTCCTCTGTGGACGTCGTCACCTTCGTCAGCCGCTACACCCGGTCCCGCTTCGCCGCCGCCTTCGGCCCGATGGCGGCGCTGGAACACCTGCCGTCCGGTGTGGACACTTCGGTCTTCGCCCCGGACCCGGTGGCGCGGTTGGACATCCGCTCCCGGTACGGCCTGGGTGACCGCCCGGTGGTGGTGTGCGTGTCGCGGTTGGTGCCCCGGAAGGGTCAGGACGTGCTGGTCCGGGCGCTGCCGGAGATCCGCCGCATCGCCCCGGACGCGGCCCTGCTGCTGGTGGGCGGCGGCCCGTACCGGAAGTCGTTGCAGCGCTTGGCTTCCTCGGTGGGGGTCGAGGAGCATGTCGTGTTCACCGGGTCGGTGCCGTGGTCGGAGCTGCCGGCGCACTACAACGCGGGTGACGTCTTCGCCATGCCGTGCCGGACGCGGGGGCGTGGGCTGGACGTCGAGGGTTTGGGGATCGTGTACCTGGAGGCGTCGGCTACCGGTCTTCCCGTCGTGGCAGGCCGGTCGGGCGGTGCGCCGGAGACCGTGCGGGACGGCATCACCGGGACCGTCGTGGACGGACGGGCAGTCGCTTCGGTGGCCGCCGAGGTGGGCCGGCTCCTGGCGGACCGCGACCTGGCCGCGAAGATGGGCGAGGCCGGTCGGGACTGGGTGACCCGGGAGTGGCGCTGGGACGACCTGGCCGCCCGCTTGGCGACCCTCATCGACGGCTGA